The region TCATCTCGGCGACTTTTTTAACCGCGCTTTCAATATCGCTCATCATTTCTTGTATGCTCTCTATCTGTCTTGCTGAGATTTCTCCTTTCTGTCTGCCCTCGCTGGCTATTGTGACGACTTCGTTTACTGCCGCTTCGAATTCGTCCATTGCTCTGACGCTCTCCGAACTCGTCTCAGCAACGAAGCGCATTCCTTCAGTTATCTCGTTAATGTTCTCCTGCTGCCTCTG is a window of Thermococcus sp. 21S7 DNA encoding:
- a CDS encoding methyl-accepting chemotaxis protein, yielding QRQQENINEITEGMRFVAETSSESVRAMDEFEAAVNEVVTIASEGRQKGEISARQIESIQEMMSDIESAVKKVAEMSRSIEEITNVITNIAEQTNLLALNAAIEAARAGEAGRGFA